One genomic region from Quercus robur chromosome 4, dhQueRobu3.1, whole genome shotgun sequence encodes:
- the LOC126724130 gene encoding G-type lectin S-receptor-like serine/threonine-protein kinase LECRK3 — protein sequence MASALAPFHCHLLVLVLTLLVPAIAQVYTSISVGSALFATDDNSTWTSSSGDFSFGFRRFPGQQDQFLLAIWFAKIPDETIVWSANRDYPAERESKVELNAAGQLVLKAPGGWELWRSSSNENPRVSNGAMLDTGNFVITGTNSSILWNSFDEPTNTMLPTQVLGLGSNLFSSVSEENYGVGKFQLRFNNPQLSNSSYVLILNQIDVYTQNPYGAYYAKQDVSELILDKSGYLQVKNSLGGISNLSSKGEVLRTDSDSYYRATLDFDGVFRLYTHPKNFTGNQTWSATWYVPENICLDIYDTFGSGPCGYNSICSMVAHGMPECQCAPGFSLLDVNNKYSGCKQDDVSYMSECNEMGTVISEDQFEFLEMEYADWPLADYELLQPTTEFECKNSCLRDCYCAVTIFQDPKFNNGTGRCWKKKLPLSNGRFNSSAIDRKALFKKFKLNSSSQNPTNPNPGQGRQNQEILILAVLLGTSVFFNFFSVAAISLVVFCLWQGKLPNFYRTLHTKDLEMNLRSFTYKDLEEATSGFKEELGRGSFGTVYKGVIVSSYSNYVAVKKLDKMIKEGEREFKTEVTVIGQTHHKNLVRLLGYCDEGEHRILVYEFMYNGSLSSFLFGVIRPSWQQRMQIALGIARGLRYLHEECSMQIIHCDIKPQNILLDDFFTAKISDFGLAKLLMNQQTRTLTGIRGTKGYVAPEWFRNTPVTVKVDVYSFGVMLLEIISCRRCVEVEMERAAILTEWAYECYSRGKVERLVEDDEEAISDMNWVKKLVMVAIWCVQDVPLLRPSMREVTHMLDGILEISAPPCPFLYCSTSKAEKSSMGFSNNSSI from the coding sequence ATGGCTTCAGCACTCGCTCCTTTTCACTGCCATTTGCTTGTCCTTGTCCTCACCCTCCTGGTTCCTGCTATAGCTCAAGTTTATACTAGCATCAGTGTGGGTTCAGCTCTCTTTGCCACAGATGATAACTCCACATGGACTTCATCATCCGGTGATTTTTCATTTGGATTCCGTCGCTTTCCAGGTCAACAAGATCAGTTCCTTCTTGCTATCTGGTTTGCTAAGATACCAGATGAAACTATAGTTTGGTCTGCAAACAGAGATTACCCGGCAGAGAGAGAATCAAAAGTTGAGCTTAACGCAGCTGGACAACTTGTACTCAAAGCTCCAGGTGGATGGGAGTTGTGGAGGTCCAGCAGCAATGAGAATCCTCGAGTATCAAATGGAGCTATGCTAGACACTGGGAATTTTGTTATAACAGGCACAAACTCAAGCATCTTATGGAATAGCTTCGATGAACCAACAAATACCATGTTACCAACCCAAGTATTGGGTCTTGGGAGCAACCTTTTCTCTAGCGTGTCCGAAGAAAACTATGGGGTGGGTAAATTTCAGCTCCGTTTCAATAACCCACAGCTATCAAATTCCTCATACGTTCTGATACTAAATCAAATAGATGTCTACACCCAAAATCCTTATGGAGCTTATTATGCTAAACAAGATGTTTCTGAGCTAATCTTGGACAAGTCGGGCTACCTTCAAGTCAAGAACTCACTGGGAGGCATATCCAACCTTTCATCAAAGGGAGAGGTCTTGAGGACAGACTCAGACTCCTACTACAGGGCAACACTTGACTTTGATGGTGTTTTCAGACTCTATACTCACCCAAAGAATTTTACTGGAAACCAAACCTGGTCTGCAACTTGGTATGTTCCTGAAAACATCTGCCTGGATATTTACGACACTTTTGGAAGTGGCCCTTGTGGTTATAATAGCATATGTTCAATGGTAGCCCATGGTATGCCAGAGTGCCAATGCGCCCCAGGCTTCTCTCTCTTGGATGTAAATAACAAGTATAGTGGCTGCAAACAAGACGATGTAAGCTACATGAGTGAATGTAACGAGATGGGTACTGTGATTTCGGAAGATCAATTTGAATTCTTGGAGATGGAGTATGCTGATTGGCCTTTAGCTGACTATGAACTACTACAACCCACAACAGAATTTGAATGCAAGAATTCTTGTCTGCGCGATTGTTATTGTGCAGTCACCATTTTCCAGGATCCAAAGTTTAATAATGGCACAGGAAGATGTTGGAAGAAGAAATTACCGCTTTCTAATGGGAGGTTCAACAGCAGCGCCATTGATAGAAAAGCTCtattcaagaaatttaaattgaatAGCTCTTCACAGAATCCTACAAATCCAAATCCAGGCCAAGGAAGGCAGAATCAAGAGATATTGATCCTTGCAGTCCTCCTAGGTActtctgtattttttaatttcttttctgtaGCTGCAATTTCTCTAGTTGTCTTCTGTTTGTGGCAAGGAAAACTGCCAAATTTCTACAGAACCTTACATACAAAAGATCTTGAAATGAATCTGCGTTCATTTACATACAAAGATCTTGAAGAAGCTACTAGTGGGTTCAAAGAAGAATTGGGCAGGGGTTCTTTTGGCACTGTTTATAAAGGGGTAATAGTATCAAGTTATAGCAACTATGTTGCTGTCAAGAAGCTAGACAAGATGATAAAGGAAGGTGAGAGGGAATTCAAAACTGAAGTAACCGTGATTGGCCAAACTCACCATAAGAATTTGGTACGGTTACTTGGCTATTGTGATGAAGGTGAACACCGAATTTTGGTGTACGAGTTTATGTACAATGGCTCATTGTCGAGTTTCCTTTTTGGAGTAATAAGACCAAGTTGGCAACAAAGAATGCAGATTGCATTAGGAATTGCTAGAGGACTAAGGTACTTACATGAAGAATGTAGCATGCAAATCATTCATTGCGACATAAAGCCTCAAAACATacttttggatgatttttttacaGCCAAAATTTCTGACTTTGGATTGGCAAAGCTTTTGATGAACCAACAAACCCGGACTCTCACTGGCATCAGGGGGACTAAAGGCTATGTTGCACCAGAATGGTTCAGAAACACACCAGTCACAGTAAAGGtggatgtttatagttttggtgTCATGTTGTTGGAGATCATTAGCTGCAGGAGATGTGTGGAAGTTGAGATGGAGAGGGCAGCGATACTTACAGAATGGGCATATGAATGCTATAGTAGAGGGAAAGTTGAAAGATTGGTGGAAGATGATGAAGAGGCTATTAGTGATATGAATTGGGTGAAGAAGCTAGTAATGGTGGCAATTTGGTGTGTACAGGATGTGCCATTATTGAGGCCTTCCATGAGAGAAGTCACTCATATGCTAGATGGCATTCTTGAGATTTCTGCACCCCCATGTCCTTTCCTCTACTGTTCAACATCCAAAGCTGAAAAGTCATCCATGGGATTTTCAAATAATAGTAGTATCTAA